A genomic stretch from Flavobacterium sp. KS-LB2 includes:
- a CDS encoding alpha/beta hydrolase yields MKNKMMKPILILILLFFTVASNSQNNNPKENSKPFVLGSIEEIHSKVLFEKRILNIYLPEGYQQNDTITYPVIYLLDGSADEDFIHVVGLFQFNSFSWINRVPKSIVVGIANVDRKRDFTYQTTIEADQKRYTSAGKSANFISFLEKELQPYIEKKYKTNNSKTIIGQSLGGLLATEILLQKPNLFNKYIIISPSLWWDNGSLLRQNSVIYQENFNKKIDIYIGVGKEGLAPSEIPHVMEVDANLLTEKLKSTKSKTITVNFDYLPQEDHATITHQAIFNALRILYPMSTEK; encoded by the coding sequence ATGAAAAACAAAATGATGAAACCAATATTGATTTTAATACTGCTCTTTTTTACAGTAGCTTCTAATTCGCAAAATAACAATCCAAAAGAGAATAGTAAACCTTTTGTTCTGGGAAGCATCGAAGAAATACATTCAAAAGTATTATTCGAAAAAAGAATATTAAACATTTATTTACCGGAAGGATATCAACAAAATGATACCATCACTTATCCTGTAATCTATTTACTGGATGGTTCCGCTGACGAAGACTTTATTCACGTTGTTGGGCTTTTTCAATTTAACAGTTTTTCATGGATCAATAGAGTTCCAAAATCAATTGTTGTGGGAATTGCAAATGTGGATCGCAAAAGAGATTTTACATATCAAACCACCATCGAAGCGGACCAAAAAAGATATACAAGTGCTGGGAAATCGGCAAATTTTATTTCATTTTTAGAAAAGGAATTACAACCGTATATTGAAAAGAAATACAAAACAAACAATTCAAAAACCATTATTGGACAATCATTAGGCGGACTTTTGGCTACTGAAATTTTACTTCAGAAACCCAATTTATTCAATAAATACATCATCATAAGTCCTAGTTTGTGGTGGGATAATGGCTCTTTGTTGCGTCAAAATTCAGTTATTTATCAAGAAAACTTTAATAAAAAAATAGATATTTACATAGGAGTTGGAAAAGAAGGACTTGCACCAAGTGAGATTCCGCATGTCATGGAAGTAGATGCAAATCTATTAACAGAAAAATTAAAAAGCACAAAATCTAAAACGATAACAGTAAATTTTGACTATTTGCCACAGGAAGACCACGCCACGATAACACATCAAGCTATTTTTAACGCTTTGAGAATTTTGTATCCGATGAGCACGGAAAAGTAA